Proteins from one Candidatus Desulfovibrio trichonymphae genomic window:
- the carA gene encoding glutamine-hydrolyzing carbamoyl-phosphate synthase small subunit, giving the protein MQALLTLEDGFSLVGKSCTGEFETGGEVIFNTCMTGYQEVLTDPSYYGQMVCMTWPLIGNYGINNEDMESDRVHLRALLVKECCKKPSSWRAVMSLPDFLQRHNTPGIEGLDTRALTRHLRMHGAMRGMISTKNLVPRFLQERARALPPMQGQNLVPFVAAREPYFWTNNGLRPASFSAAGAYAWQGSGVRLLVYDYGIKWNILRELVATGFEPLAVPPLFSVEQAKASGAQAVFLSNGPGDPAALTEETALTRELIAHFPVTGICLGHQLIGHALGGTTAKLRFGHHGCNHPVKDITTGRIELSSQNHGFHVVLDGMDDVEATHVNLNDHTLEGLRHKSLPVMGVQYHPEAAAGPHDGRYLFSRFYDVITQAASF; this is encoded by the coding sequence GTGCAGGCATTACTCACGCTTGAAGACGGCTTCAGCCTTGTCGGCAAGTCTTGTACAGGCGAATTTGAGACCGGCGGCGAAGTTATTTTCAACACCTGCATGACAGGCTATCAGGAGGTGCTGACAGACCCCTCATACTACGGTCAGATGGTGTGCATGACCTGGCCGCTGATCGGCAATTACGGCATAAACAATGAAGATATGGAGTCCGACCGCGTGCATTTGCGCGCCCTGCTCGTGAAGGAATGCTGCAAAAAACCCTCCAGCTGGCGGGCAGTCATGTCTCTGCCCGATTTTTTGCAACGTCATAACACGCCCGGCATAGAGGGCCTAGACACCCGTGCCCTCACGCGCCATTTGCGCATGCACGGCGCCATGCGCGGCATGATTTCCACAAAAAACCTTGTGCCGCGTTTCCTGCAGGAACGCGCCCGCGCCCTGCCGCCCATGCAGGGACAGAATCTTGTGCCGTTTGTCGCGGCGCGGGAACCATATTTCTGGACAAACAACGGTCTGCGGCCGGCGAGCTTTTCTGCGGCCGGCGCCTATGCCTGGCAGGGTAGCGGCGTGCGGCTGCTCGTGTACGACTACGGCATCAAATGGAATATTCTGCGCGAACTTGTCGCCACGGGCTTTGAACCACTGGCTGTGCCGCCTCTTTTCAGCGTGGAGCAGGCAAAAGCCAGCGGCGCACAGGCGGTTTTTCTTTCCAACGGACCGGGAGATCCCGCCGCGCTGACGGAAGAAACAGCCCTCACACGCGAACTGATTGCGCATTTTCCCGTCACGGGCATCTGCCTCGGCCATCAGCTCATCGGCCATGCGCTCGGCGGCACAACGGCCAAGCTCCGCTTCGGCCACCACGGCTGCAACCACCCTGTCAAGGACATCACAACCGGACGCATCGAACTGTCTTCACAAAACCACGGTTTTCACGTTGTGCTTGACGGCATGGATGATGTGGAGGCGACGCACGTCAACCTCAACGACCATACCCTGGAAGGGCTCAGGCACAAAAGCCTGCCTGTCATGGGCGTGCAGTACCACCCCGAGGCGGCTGCGGGACCGCACGACGGGCGGTATCTGTTCAGCCGTTTTTATGACGTGATAACGCAGGCCGCAAGCTTCTGA
- the dnaJ gene encoding molecular chaperone DnaJ → MTQRDYYEVLNVTCDADGDEIKRAYRKLAMQYHPDRNPGNAEAEQKFKAAAEAYDVLRDPEKRARYDRFGHAGVQDGGAGGFGNAEDIFAHFSDIFGDLFGFSSASRGPRAMSGADLRYNLTISFAQAAKGDEITLSLPKRVTCKECGGSGAAPGVKAETCRQCDGSGQIHRSQGFFQIAMPCPICRGSGRMILKPCPRCRGEGIMPEMRELLVRVPAGVDTDTRLRVRGEGEPGVHGGPPGDLYVVLSVEQDKCYRREGQNLLYTQEITFVQAALGHRIEVPGLDGPLPLEISKGIQSGTLLRLGGAGLPFPGRSRRGDMLVEIRVLTPTRLSDRQVELLREFEKAGEDRPVEKVKRVAKKIKKAMGI, encoded by the coding sequence ATGACTCAGCGCGACTATTACGAGGTTCTGAACGTCACTTGCGACGCAGACGGGGATGAGATCAAGCGGGCCTACCGCAAACTGGCCATGCAGTACCACCCTGACCGCAACCCCGGCAATGCCGAAGCCGAGCAGAAGTTTAAGGCTGCCGCCGAGGCATACGACGTGTTGCGCGATCCTGAAAAACGCGCCCGTTATGACCGCTTCGGCCATGCGGGAGTTCAGGACGGCGGGGCTGGCGGTTTCGGCAACGCGGAAGACATCTTTGCCCATTTCAGCGATATTTTCGGCGATCTTTTCGGTTTTTCCTCCGCCTCACGCGGGCCGCGCGCCATGTCCGGCGCGGATTTGCGCTATAACCTGACCATCAGCTTTGCCCAAGCCGCCAAAGGCGATGAAATTACATTAAGCCTGCCAAAACGTGTGACATGTAAGGAGTGCGGCGGCAGCGGCGCGGCGCCGGGGGTCAAGGCCGAAACCTGCCGGCAGTGCGACGGCTCAGGCCAGATACACCGTTCACAGGGGTTTTTCCAGATCGCCATGCCCTGTCCTATCTGCAGGGGCAGCGGCCGGATGATCCTCAAACCCTGCCCGCGGTGCCGCGGTGAAGGCATTATGCCTGAAATGCGCGAACTGCTCGTGCGTGTGCCCGCCGGCGTTGACACAGACACCCGCCTGCGCGTGCGCGGCGAAGGGGAACCCGGCGTCCACGGCGGCCCGCCCGGCGATCTCTATGTGGTGCTTTCTGTAGAACAGGATAAATGCTACCGGCGCGAGGGGCAAAATCTGCTCTACACGCAGGAAATCACCTTTGTGCAGGCCGCTCTGGGGCACAGGATAGAAGTGCCGGGCCTTGACGGGCCGCTGCCGCTCGAAATTTCCAAGGGGATACAAAGCGGCACTCTGTTGCGCCTTGGGGGTGCGGGGCTGCCTTTTCCCGGACGCAGCCGGCGCGGCGACATGCTCGTTGAAATCAGGGTGCTCACGCCGACCCGCCTGTCGGACAGGCAGGTGGAGCTCTTGCGCGAATTTGAAAAAGCCGGAGAAGACCGCCCGGTGGAAAAAGTCAAACGCGTAGCAAAAAAAATTAAAAAAGCCATGGGAATATAG
- a CDS encoding heavy metal translocating P-type ATPase, which produces MDKKTAPPLRFDIGGMRCAACSARIERVLGRADGIAKVSVNLAAATALVWPVPGQEEAVAGIVPECAAKLGFSAAQVAEDENSDAREAFAASEIKAREDARRALTRLCCMAIFAVPLFVLSMGHMLGLALPARLDPHHAPAAFMLVQLVLTLPVVWLGRHFYLTGFAALVHRAPTMDSLVALSTGAAFLFSLVNTAGGLFGQDAGARAMNLYYESGTVLLTMIEFGRFLEMAARRKAADAIGALIRLAPDTALRLDPDDAGAPPVEIAAHEVRAGDMLLVRPGSRIPVDGVVLAGRSAIDFSLLTGESVPVSVAPEDKLAGGGVNGAGVLTMRAEKVGGQTQLAHIIRLVRKAQGSKAPIARLADRASYYFVPFVMLFALLAALAWLVFSNEPYSTAFTVFVAVLVMACPCAMGLATPMSIMVGTGRGAQIGILIKNGAVLETACRVTVLAVDKTGTLTMGRPALVGFYPPDNAAFAADGISENVCLALAAALEGRSEHPLALALVNAARRRECPPGCVKNAEVFPGFGIHGTVVLNGRAYMTAVGSTAFMSGRAVSLPGSAAGLLARMAEAGQTPLVLALGQGGQGTNLRFAGIFALEDTLRPESAFVVQKLRDMGVRVLMLTGDNEHTARAVAAKAGVDEIMAGILPDGKAAIVRRLQAEGEIVGMVGDGVNDAPALAAAHVGMALGTGTDVSAEAGDIVLMRGGIGAVLSAVALSRAVMWNIKENLCWAFGYNILGLPVAAGLLHVFGGPMLSPMLAGTAMALSSFSVVMNALRLRFFRSSV; this is translated from the coding sequence ATGGATAAGAAAACCGCCCCTCCGCTGCGATTCGACATAGGCGGCATGCGCTGCGCAGCCTGTTCCGCCCGCATTGAGCGCGTGCTCGGCCGTGCGGACGGAATTGCGAAGGTCAGCGTCAATCTGGCCGCAGCGACGGCGCTTGTCTGGCCTGTGCCGGGACAGGAAGAGGCCGTTGCCGGCATTGTGCCGGAATGTGCGGCCAAACTTGGCTTTTCCGCCGCGCAGGTTGCGGAGGACGAAAATTCTGACGCACGGGAGGCATTTGCCGCCTCCGAGATAAAAGCACGGGAAGACGCGCGGCGCGCATTGACACGCCTTTGCTGCATGGCCATTTTTGCCGTACCGCTTTTTGTGCTTTCTATGGGGCACATGCTGGGGCTTGCACTGCCGGCGCGGCTTGACCCGCACCACGCTCCGGCGGCCTTTATGCTCGTTCAGCTTGTGCTGACACTGCCGGTGGTCTGGCTGGGCAGGCATTTTTATCTGACAGGCTTTGCGGCGCTTGTTCACCGCGCCCCGACTATGGACAGTCTGGTTGCTCTGAGCACCGGCGCAGCCTTTCTGTTCAGTCTGGTCAACACGGCAGGTGGGCTTTTCGGGCAGGATGCTGGCGCGAGGGCCATGAATCTGTACTATGAATCCGGCACCGTGCTGTTGACCATGATAGAATTCGGCCGTTTTCTGGAGATGGCGGCGCGCCGTAAGGCGGCAGACGCCATAGGCGCGCTGATACGCCTTGCGCCGGACACGGCCTTACGCCTTGACCCGGATGATGCGGGCGCTCCGCCGGTGGAGATTGCCGCGCACGAAGTACGGGCGGGCGACATGCTGCTTGTCCGACCGGGCAGCCGCATCCCTGTGGACGGTGTGGTTCTGGCCGGCAGGAGTGCTATAGATTTTTCACTTTTGACGGGCGAGTCTGTGCCCGTGTCTGTGGCGCCGGAAGACAAACTCGCCGGCGGCGGCGTGAACGGCGCCGGCGTGCTGACAATGCGCGCGGAAAAAGTCGGCGGGCAGACGCAGCTTGCACACATCATACGCCTGGTGCGTAAGGCGCAAGGCAGCAAGGCTCCCATAGCCCGGCTGGCGGACAGGGCAAGTTATTACTTTGTGCCTTTTGTCATGCTTTTTGCCCTACTGGCGGCGCTGGCGTGGCTTGTGTTCAGCAACGAGCCGTATTCCACGGCGTTCACCGTTTTTGTGGCCGTGCTGGTGATGGCTTGCCCCTGCGCAATGGGTCTTGCCACGCCCATGTCCATTATGGTGGGCACGGGCCGGGGAGCACAGATCGGCATTTTGATCAAAAACGGAGCGGTGTTGGAGACCGCATGCCGCGTCACGGTTCTGGCTGTCGACAAAACAGGCACGCTGACAATGGGCCGCCCCGCGCTCGTGGGCTTTTACCCGCCTGACAACGCGGCGTTTGCGGCCGACGGGATCAGCGAAAACGTCTGCCTTGCCCTGGCCGCAGCTCTGGAAGGACGTTCGGAACACCCTCTGGCTCTCGCGCTTGTCAACGCGGCACGCAGGCGGGAGTGCCCGCCGGGCTGCGTTAAAAATGCGGAAGTGTTCCCCGGGTTCGGCATACATGGCACTGTTGTGCTGAACGGGCGCGCCTACATGACGGCTGTGGGCAGTACGGCCTTTATGTCCGGGCGCGCGGTTTCGCTGCCCGGGAGCGCTGCCGGTCTGCTTGCGCGCATGGCCGAGGCCGGGCAGACGCCGCTTGTTCTGGCGCTGGGACAAGGCGGACAGGGAACGAATTTACGTTTTGCCGGCATTTTTGCCCTGGAAGACACGCTGAGGCCGGAATCCGCCTTTGTGGTGCAAAAATTACGCGACATGGGCGTGCGTGTGCTTATGCTGACCGGCGACAATGAACACACGGCCCGAGCTGTCGCCGCAAAAGCGGGCGTGGATGAAATAATGGCCGGAATTCTGCCGGACGGGAAGGCCGCCATTGTGCGGCGTCTGCAGGCCGAGGGCGAAATTGTGGGCATGGTGGGCGACGGCGTGAACGACGCGCCCGCGCTGGCCGCGGCGCATGTCGGCATGGCGCTGGGCACGGGAACGGACGTGAGCGCCGAAGCGGGAGATATAGTGCTTATGCGCGGCGGCATCGGGGCCGTGCTGTCGGCCGTCGCTCTCTCGCGCGCTGTCATGTGGAATATCAAGGAAAATTTGTGCTGGGCCTTTGGCTATAATATTCTGGGCCTGCCCGTTGCAGCCGGTCTGCTGCATGTTTTCGGCGGCCCCATGCTCTCGCCCATGCTGGCGGGCACGGCCATGGCCCTGTCGTCGTTTTCTGTCGTTATGAATGCACTCAGACTGCGTTTTTTTCGCAGCAGTGTATAA